From Salipiger profundus, a single genomic window includes:
- a CDS encoding alpha/beta fold hydrolase: MAETAFIDGPNARLAYAHTAGEGPTVVFLSGYKSDMEGTKAVHLEAWAEARGRAFLRLDYSGHGQSSGLFEAGCIGDWAADAQAVIEAVTEGPLILVGSSMGGWIATLLTKRLGARVAGFVGIAAAPDFTEDGFWAGFSEEERTRVMEEGVTYLPSAYGDPYAVTRRLIEDGRENLVLRTPLPMAFPVRLLQGTEDEAVRRETALALFDHIDGPDVRLSFVKGTDHRFSEPRDLAMIETAIVEVGG, from the coding sequence ATGGCCGAGACAGCCTTCATCGACGGGCCGAACGCCCGGCTTGCCTATGCCCACACCGCCGGAGAGGGGCCGACCGTGGTGTTCCTCTCGGGCTACAAGTCCGACATGGAGGGCACCAAGGCGGTGCATCTCGAGGCCTGGGCCGAGGCGCGGGGCCGGGCCTTCCTGCGGCTGGACTATTCCGGACACGGCCAGTCGAGCGGACTGTTCGAGGCCGGCTGCATCGGCGACTGGGCGGCGGACGCGCAGGCGGTGATCGAAGCGGTGACCGAGGGCCCGCTGATCCTCGTGGGCTCGTCCATGGGCGGCTGGATCGCCACGCTGCTGACCAAGCGGCTGGGGGCCCGGGTGGCGGGTTTCGTCGGCATCGCCGCCGCGCCCGATTTCACCGAGGACGGCTTCTGGGCCGGCTTCTCCGAGGAAGAGCGCACGCGGGTGATGGAGGAGGGTGTGACCTATCTGCCCTCGGCCTACGGCGACCCCTACGCGGTGACGCGGCGGTTGATCGAGGACGGCCGCGAGAACCTCGTGCTGCGCACGCCGCTGCCGATGGCGTTCCCGGTGCGGCTGCTGCAGGGCACCGAGGACGAGGCGGTTCGCCGCGAGACCGCGCTGGCGCTCTTCGATCACATCGACGGCCCGGACGTGCGGCTGAGCTTCGTGAAGGGCACCGATCACCGGTTCTCGGAGCCCCGGGATCTTGCCATGATCGAGACGGCCATCGTCGAAGTCGGGGGCTGA
- a CDS encoding YebC/PmpR family DNA-binding transcriptional regulator yields the protein MAGHSKWANIQHRKGRQDAVRAKLFSKFSKEITVAAKMGDPDPDKNPRLRLAIKEAKSQSMPKDNIERAIKKATGGEGDDYEEIRYEGYGPNGVAVIVEAMTDNRNRTASNVRSTFTKNGGNLGETGSVAFMFERKGEIVYPADAGDADDVMMAAIEAGAEDVESSEEGHVVYCADTDLNDVSTALEEQLGESESTKLIWKPTTTTELDLDSMQSLMKLVDALEDDDDVQRVTTNFEASDEVMAQL from the coding sequence ATGGCCGGCCATTCCAAATGGGCAAACATCCAGCACCGCAAGGGCCGTCAGGACGCGGTGCGCGCGAAGCTGTTTTCGAAATTCTCCAAGGAGATCACCGTCGCCGCGAAGATGGGCGACCCCGATCCCGACAAGAACCCGCGCCTGCGGCTGGCGATCAAGGAAGCCAAGTCGCAGTCCATGCCGAAGGACAACATCGAGCGCGCCATCAAGAAGGCGACCGGTGGCGAGGGCGACGATTACGAGGAAATCCGCTACGAGGGCTACGGCCCAAACGGCGTGGCGGTGATCGTCGAGGCGATGACCGACAACCGCAACCGCACCGCCTCGAACGTGCGCTCGACCTTCACCAAGAACGGCGGCAACCTCGGCGAGACCGGGTCGGTGGCCTTCATGTTCGAGCGCAAGGGGGAGATCGTCTACCCGGCCGACGCGGGCGATGCGGACGACGTGATGATGGCCGCCATCGAGGCCGGCGCCGAGGACGTGGAGAGCTCGGAGGAGGGGCACGTGGTCTACTGTGCCGACACCGATCTCAACGACGTGTCGACCGCGCTCGAGGAGCAGCTTGGCGAATCCGAGAGCACCAAGCTGATCTGGAAGCCGACGACCACCACCGAGCTTGATCTCGACTCGATGCAGTCGCTGATGAAGCTCGTGGATGCGCTCGAGGATGACGACGACGTGCAGCGCGTCACCACCAACTTCGAAGCCTCCGACGAGGTCATGGCACAGCTCTGA
- a CDS encoding UdgX family uracil-DNA binding protein (This protein belongs to the uracil DNA glycosylase superfamily, members of which act in excision repair of DNA. However, it belongs more specifically to UdgX branch, whose founding member was found to bind uracil in DNA (where it does not belong), without cleaving it, appears to promote DNA repair by a pathway involving RecA, rather than base excision.) → MRVVVLPEIGTWEGWRDEARALLGAGVPPEEVLWQRGGTGAGDLFAEALPPVSGGAATVPRRFVDLARLAVCHSDPERFARLYALLWALRDDRRLLEDRGDARVDRLTRMAKEVSRDRHKMTAFVRFREIGAPGAERRAFAAWFEPSHHIVELTAPFFVKRFGDMDWAIFTPDLSAHFEAGRLRIRAGAARPELPADAAEDLWRTYFRNIFNPARLKTSAMQSEMPKKYWKNMPEASLIPELIAGAQARAREMAEAAPTLPPPRAARIADRRAEADATAVTEGGPEALAAALSGCRRCPLWADATQAVPGEGPPDAALMIVGEQPGDREDLAGRPFVGPAGQLFDAVAGRVGLARERAYVTNAVKHFKFTPRGKRRIHQRPNAGEVAHCRWWLDLERERVQPKLILALGATAAESLTGDGRRLGARRGGVETTPDGTPVLITYHPSYLLRLPEAERFAAMAAFEADLGRAVEMVGA, encoded by the coding sequence ATGCGTGTCGTGGTGCTGCCGGAGATCGGCACCTGGGAGGGCTGGCGCGACGAGGCGCGCGCGCTGCTCGGCGCCGGCGTGCCGCCCGAGGAGGTGCTCTGGCAACGCGGCGGCACCGGGGCGGGTGACCTCTTCGCCGAGGCACTGCCGCCGGTCTCGGGCGGGGCGGCCACCGTGCCGCGCCGCTTCGTCGATCTTGCCCGGCTTGCGGTCTGCCACAGCGATCCCGAGCGCTTCGCCCGGCTCTACGCCCTGCTCTGGGCGCTGCGCGACGATCGCCGCCTGCTCGAGGACCGGGGCGACGCGCGCGTCGACCGGCTGACCCGCATGGCCAAGGAGGTGAGCCGCGACCGCCACAAGATGACCGCCTTCGTGCGCTTCCGCGAGATCGGTGCCCCGGGGGCGGAGCGCCGCGCCTTCGCGGCGTGGTTCGAGCCCTCGCACCACATCGTAGAGCTGACCGCGCCGTTCTTCGTCAAGCGGTTCGGCGACATGGACTGGGCGATCTTCACGCCGGACCTCTCGGCGCATTTCGAGGCCGGCCGCCTGCGTATCCGTGCCGGGGCCGCACGCCCCGAGTTGCCCGCGGATGCGGCCGAGGACCTGTGGCGGACCTACTTCCGCAACATCTTCAACCCGGCGCGGCTGAAGACCTCGGCGATGCAGTCGGAGATGCCGAAGAAATACTGGAAGAACATGCCCGAGGCGTCGCTGATCCCGGAGCTGATCGCCGGCGCGCAGGCACGCGCCCGCGAGATGGCCGAGGCCGCGCCGACGCTGCCGCCGCCGCGCGCCGCCCGCATCGCCGACCGGCGTGCCGAGGCGGACGCGACCGCGGTGACCGAGGGCGGGCCGGAGGCACTGGCCGCGGCGCTCTCGGGGTGCCGCCGCTGCCCGCTCTGGGCGGACGCGACGCAGGCGGTGCCGGGCGAGGGGCCGCCGGATGCCGCGCTGATGATCGTGGGCGAGCAGCCGGGCGACCGCGAGGATCTTGCCGGGCGGCCCTTCGTCGGGCCCGCCGGCCAGCTCTTCGACGCGGTGGCGGGCCGCGTCGGGCTGGCGCGCGAGCGGGCCTACGTGACGAATGCGGTCAAGCACTTCAAGTTCACCCCGCGCGGCAAGCGGCGCATCCACCAGCGTCCGAACGCCGGCGAGGTCGCGCATTGCCGCTGGTGGCTCGACCTCGAGCGCGAACGCGTGCAGCCGAAGCTGATCCTCGCGTTGGGGGCGACGGCGGCGGAGAGCCTCACCGGTGACGGCCGCCGGCTCGGCGCGCGCCGGGGTGGGGTCGAGACCACGCCGGACGGCACGCCGGTGCTGATCACCTATCACCCGTCCTACCTGCTGCGGCTGCCGGAGGCCGAGCGCTTTGCTGCCATGGCGGCGTTCGAGGCGGACCTCGGACGGGCGGTGGAGATGGTCGGGGCGTGA
- a CDS encoding putative DNA modification/repair radical SAM protein, protein MARLTLDQKLEILSDAAKYDASCASSGGQRRDSRDGKGIGSTTGSGICHAYTPDGRCISLLKILMTNFCIYDCAYCVNRVSSNVTRARFSPEEVVTLTLEFYRRNYIEGLFLSSGIIRSPDDTMTDMVRIARTLRQEHRFRGYIHLKTIPDAAPELIEEAGLYADRLSINVELPTDAAVSRYAPEKSPDRIRRAMADVRLKREAGKERSHTGKRPPRFAPAGQSTQMIVGADGADDTTILRSSTRLYSSYGLKRVYYSAFSPIPDASAALPLIKPPLMREHRLYQADWLLRFYGFGVEEIAQGAQGGHLDLEIDPKLAWALANRHRFPVDVNRAERELLLRIPGVGTKSVGRILATRRHRSLRYDDLRRMGVNLRQARAFLMALDWTPRGLDAADLRARFAPPPEQLQLL, encoded by the coding sequence ATGGCCAGACTCACGCTCGATCAGAAACTCGAAATCCTCTCGGATGCGGCGAAATACGATGCCTCCTGCGCATCGAGCGGCGGCCAGCGGCGCGACTCGCGCGACGGCAAGGGCATCGGCTCGACCACCGGATCGGGCATCTGCCATGCCTACACCCCGGACGGGCGCTGCATCAGCCTGCTCAAGATCCTGATGACCAACTTCTGCATCTACGATTGCGCCTACTGCGTGAACCGGGTGAGCTCGAACGTCACCCGTGCGCGGTTCTCGCCGGAAGAGGTCGTTACGCTGACGCTCGAGTTCTACCGGCGCAACTATATCGAGGGTCTGTTCCTGTCCTCGGGGATCATCCGCTCGCCCGACGATACCATGACCGACATGGTGCGCATCGCCCGCACCCTGCGGCAGGAGCACCGTTTTCGCGGCTACATCCACCTCAAGACCATTCCCGACGCCGCCCCGGAGCTGATCGAGGAGGCGGGGCTCTACGCCGACCGGCTGTCGATCAACGTCGAGCTGCCGACCGACGCGGCGGTGTCCCGCTACGCCCCCGAGAAGTCGCCCGACCGGATCCGCCGGGCGATGGCCGACGTGCGGCTCAAGCGCGAGGCCGGCAAGGAGCGCAGCCACACCGGCAAGCGGCCGCCGCGCTTCGCGCCCGCCGGCCAGTCGACGCAGATGATCGTCGGGGCGGACGGGGCGGATGACACCACCATCCTGCGCAGCTCGACGCGGCTCTACTCGAGCTACGGGCTGAAACGGGTCTACTATTCGGCCTTCTCGCCGATCCCCGATGCCTCGGCCGCGCTGCCGCTGATCAAGCCGCCGCTGATGCGCGAGCACCGCCTCTACCAGGCCGACTGGCTGCTGCGCTTCTACGGCTTCGGCGTGGAGGAGATTGCCCAGGGGGCGCAGGGCGGGCATCTCGATCTCGAGATCGACCCCAAGCTCGCCTGGGCGCTGGCCAACCGTCACCGCTTTCCGGTCGACGTGAACCGGGCCGAGCGCGAGCTGCTGCTGCGCATTCCCGGGGTCGGCACCAAGAGCGTCGGGCGCATCCTCGCCACCCGGCGACACCGGTCGCTGCGCTACGATGACCTGCGCCGCATGGGGGTGAACCTGCGGCAGGCGCGCGCCTTCCTGATGGCGCTGGACTGGACACCGCGCGGGCTCGACGCGGCGGACCTGCGGGCCCGCTTCGCACCGCCGCCCGAACAGCTGCAACTGCTCTGA
- a CDS encoding glutamine amidotransferase: MSRFLILQLRPEAEASDDEFAAFLRKGGLAPGQVHRIRLDCEDLPEGLDPRDYAGVIVGGGPGCVSDPPDQKSAVEARIESACLSLMPAITRDDVPFLGCCYGIGILAHHLGAEVSKARYGEPVSHVTCTRTREGAADPLLDGLPDRFDAFVGHKEAVQHLPAGAAHLLHSGPCPFQMIRHGQNVYATQFHPEADAAGFETRIRIYRHKGYFDPSEADALIDMCRAADVTWPERILRNFVTRFG, translated from the coding sequence ATGAGCCGTTTCCTGATCCTGCAGCTGCGCCCCGAGGCAGAGGCCAGCGACGACGAGTTCGCCGCCTTCCTGCGCAAGGGCGGTCTCGCGCCCGGGCAGGTGCACCGTATCCGTCTCGATTGCGAGGATCTGCCCGAGGGGCTCGATCCGCGCGACTACGCGGGTGTCATCGTCGGCGGCGGGCCGGGCTGCGTCTCGGACCCGCCGGACCAGAAGTCCGCGGTCGAGGCGCGCATCGAATCCGCCTGCCTGTCGCTGATGCCCGCCATCACCCGCGACGACGTGCCGTTTCTCGGCTGCTGCTACGGCATCGGCATTCTTGCCCATCACCTCGGCGCCGAGGTGAGCAAGGCGCGCTACGGCGAGCCTGTGAGCCATGTCACCTGCACCCGCACACGCGAGGGCGCCGCCGACCCGTTGCTCGACGGGCTGCCCGACCGGTTCGATGCCTTCGTCGGCCACAAGGAGGCGGTGCAGCACCTGCCCGCCGGCGCCGCGCACCTGCTGCACTCGGGCCCCTGCCCGTTCCAGATGATCCGCCACGGCCAGAACGTCTACGCCACCCAGTTCCACCCGGAGGCAGACGCGGCGGGCTTCGAGACACGCATCCGCATCTACCGCCACAAGGGCTACTTCGATCCGTCCGAGGCGGACGCGCTGATCGACATGTGCCGCGCCGCCGATGTCACCTGGCCCGAGCGGATCCTGCGGAATTTCGTGACGCGGTTCGGATGA
- a CDS encoding helix-turn-helix domain-containing protein, which produces MAQTDFAPQGISVRDDEAGDPPGISAFGTAPDVRGPEEMARAAHRAEARMLADLEADLSERERGQAEAAAAKETARLMGMQLVRGIQKRSGMTLEELSRRSGVAVGTISRLATGSRDTGPALWTLIALSEAGDVPLSVTLPQG; this is translated from the coding sequence ATGGCACAGACCGATTTCGCCCCGCAGGGCATTTCCGTACGCGACGACGAGGCAGGCGACCCGCCGGGCATTTCCGCGTTCGGCACCGCGCCCGACGTGCGTGGCCCCGAGGAAATGGCTCGCGCGGCACACCGAGCCGAGGCCCGCATGCTCGCCGATCTCGAGGCAGACCTGAGCGAGCGCGAGCGCGGACAGGCCGAAGCCGCCGCCGCCAAGGAAACCGCGCGGCTCATGGGGATGCAGCTTGTGCGCGGCATCCAGAAGCGCAGCGGCATGACGCTCGAGGAGCTGTCGCGCCGCAGCGGCGTCGCGGTGGGCACGATCTCGCGCCTCGCCACCGGCAGCCGCGACACCGGCCCGGCACTCTGGACGCTGATCGCGCTCTCCGAGGCCGGGGATGTGCCGCTTTCCGTGACCCTGCCGCAGGGCTGA
- a CDS encoding SLC13 family permease gives MQFIELSQTTQAWVTIATVIAMFAMFVREHYPTEVVAIGGVAVLLALGVLPYEDALQVLSNPAPWTIAAMFVVMGAMVRTGALDAFATFAQGQVSKRPRKAIAMIMVVVIFASAIMNNTPVVVMMLPIFVQISHALGVTPSKLLIPLSYAAILGGTTTLIGTSTNLLVDGVARSSGLEPFGIFEVTPLALILVAWGMFYLTVAGRFLLPERHSMAGMLTDRSRMKFFTEAVVPPESNLVGREVLGVQLFKREGVRLIDVIRGDESLRRDLGGVVLEVGDRVVLRTQMTELLSLQRNKELKRVDQISAKETTTVEVLMTPGCKMVGRSLGALRLRRRYGVYPLAVHRRNQNIGRKLDDLVVRVGDTLLLEGAPEDIKRLADEMEMVDVSHPSARAFRRGHAPLAIGAMAGIVVLAALGIAPILALAVIAVAVVLLGRCIDADEAFSFVEGQLLALIFAMLAIGAALEASGAVEMIVGALAPYMEMLPAPLLIWAVFLLTSVLTEAVSNNAVAVVVTPIAISLAQALGIDPRPLVVAVMVAASCSFATPIGYQTNTLVYGPGGYRFSDFLKVGVPLNLSVGVLSALVIPLIWPL, from the coding sequence ATGCAATTCATCGAGCTGAGCCAGACGACGCAGGCCTGGGTGACCATCGCCACGGTCATTGCCATGTTCGCCATGTTCGTGCGCGAACACTATCCGACCGAGGTCGTCGCCATCGGCGGTGTCGCGGTGCTGCTGGCGCTCGGCGTGCTGCCCTACGAGGATGCGCTGCAGGTGTTGTCGAACCCGGCGCCATGGACCATCGCGGCGATGTTCGTGGTCATGGGAGCGATGGTGCGGACCGGCGCGCTCGATGCCTTTGCGACCTTCGCGCAGGGGCAGGTGAGCAAGCGTCCGCGCAAGGCCATCGCCATGATCATGGTGGTGGTGATCTTCGCCTCGGCGATCATGAACAACACCCCCGTCGTGGTGATGATGCTGCCGATCTTCGTGCAGATCTCGCACGCCTTGGGGGTAACGCCCTCCAAACTGCTGATCCCGCTCAGCTATGCCGCCATCCTCGGCGGCACCACCACGCTCATCGGCACATCGACCAACCTGCTGGTCGACGGCGTGGCGCGCAGCTCGGGTCTCGAGCCCTTCGGCATCTTCGAGGTCACGCCGCTGGCGCTGATCCTCGTCGCCTGGGGCATGTTCTACCTGACGGTGGCCGGGCGGTTCCTGCTGCCCGAGCGGCACTCGATGGCGGGGATGCTGACCGACCGCTCGCGCATGAAGTTCTTCACCGAGGCGGTGGTGCCCCCGGAAAGCAACCTCGTCGGGCGCGAGGTGCTGGGCGTGCAGCTCTTCAAACGCGAGGGCGTGCGCCTGATCGACGTGATCCGCGGCGATGAATCGCTGCGCCGCGATCTTGGGGGCGTGGTGCTCGAGGTCGGCGACAGGGTGGTGCTTCGGACCCAGATGACGGAGCTCCTGAGCCTGCAGCGCAACAAGGAGCTGAAGCGCGTCGACCAGATCTCGGCCAAGGAGACGACCACGGTCGAAGTGCTCATGACGCCGGGCTGCAAGATGGTCGGCCGTTCGCTGGGCGCGCTGCGGCTGCGGCGGCGTTACGGCGTCTACCCGCTTGCGGTGCACCGCCGGAACCAGAACATCGGGCGCAAGCTCGATGATCTCGTCGTCCGCGTGGGCGACACGCTGCTGCTCGAGGGCGCCCCCGAGGACATCAAGCGGCTGGCCGACGAGATGGAGATGGTCGACGTCTCGCACCCCTCGGCGCGGGCGTTCCGCCGGGGCCATGCGCCGCTTGCCATCGGCGCCATGGCCGGGATCGTGGTGCTTGCCGCGCTCGGCATCGCGCCGATCCTCGCACTGGCGGTCATCGCGGTCGCGGTGGTCCTGCTGGGTCGCTGCATCGACGCCGACGAGGCATTCTCTTTCGTCGAAGGGCAGCTTCTCGCGCTGATCTTCGCCATGCTCGCCATCGGCGCGGCGCTGGAGGCCTCGGGCGCGGTCGAGATGATCGTGGGTGCGCTTGCGCCCTACATGGAGATGCTGCCAGCCCCGCTGCTGATCTGGGCGGTGTTCCTGCTGACCTCGGTGCTGACCGAGGCGGTGAGCAACAACGCCGTCGCCGTGGTCGTCACGCCCATTGCCATCAGCCTCGCGCAGGCGCTCGGCATCGATCCACGCCCGCTGGTTGTGGCGGTGATGGTGGCGGCCTCCTGCAGCTTCGCGACTCCCATCGGCTACCAGACCAACACGCTGGTCTACGGGCCCGGCGGCTACCGGTTCTCGGACTTCCTCAAGGTCGGCGTGCCGCTGAACCTTAGCGTCGGCGTGCTGTCGGCGCTGGTCATCCCGCTGATCTGGCCGCTCTGA
- a CDS encoding TIGR00282 family metallophosphoesterase: MRLVFLGDVMGRAGRTAISERLAGLRESWKADFVVVNGENASNGMGLSAEHAKLLLDAGADALTLGDHAFDQKDMLSYIEREPRIIRPLNYAKQAPGSGARIFTDRRGRKVLVCQVLGQVFMKRPFSDPFSAMDDVLRKHPLGGMAQAILVDVHCEATSEKMAMGHFCDGRASMVVGTHTHVPTADAQILPGGTGFQSDAGMCGDYDSVIGMDKTEPMRRFVTGMGKTRFQPALGEATICGLFVETDDRTGRAVDVRMIRQGGRLTEAAP; the protein is encoded by the coding sequence ATGAGACTTGTATTTCTTGGCGACGTGATGGGGCGCGCCGGCCGCACCGCGATCAGCGAACGGCTGGCGGGGCTGCGCGAGAGCTGGAAGGCCGACTTCGTGGTCGTCAACGGCGAGAACGCCTCGAACGGCATGGGCCTGTCCGCCGAACATGCGAAACTGCTGCTCGATGCAGGGGCCGATGCGCTTACGCTCGGCGACCATGCCTTCGACCAGAAGGACATGCTCAGCTACATCGAGCGCGAACCCCGTATCATACGCCCGCTGAACTACGCCAAGCAGGCGCCCGGCAGCGGCGCCCGGATCTTCACCGACCGGCGCGGCCGCAAGGTGCTGGTCTGCCAGGTGCTGGGGCAGGTGTTCATGAAACGGCCGTTCTCCGACCCGTTCTCGGCGATGGACGACGTGCTGCGCAAGCACCCGCTCGGCGGCATGGCGCAGGCGATCCTCGTCGACGTGCACTGCGAGGCGACCTCGGAGAAGATGGCGATGGGCCACTTCTGCGATGGCCGCGCGAGCATGGTCGTCGGCACCCACACCCACGTGCCCACCGCCGACGCGCAGATCCTGCCCGGCGGCACCGGCTTCCAGTCCGATGCGGGCATGTGCGGCGATTATGATTCGGTTATCGGGATGGACAAGACCGAGCCGATGCGCCGCTTCGTCACCGGCATGGGCAAGACCCGCTTCCAGCCGGCTCTTGGCGAGGCGACCATCTGCGGGCTCTTCGTCGAAACCGATGACCGCACGGGGCGTGCCGTCGATGTGCGGATGATCCGCCAGGGCGGGCGCCTGACGGAGGCCGCGCCGTGA
- a CDS encoding VCBS repeat-containing protein: MSLTLQDGAGTRDVLLRLDRTRVFEDTAPRLVDLGTVTAAMVVESDLSLGARLALYTAEGLLAATPFIGQRHRWLAPVGAADLDGDGLIELTYVDRPHLAKTLRIWRYQPASSDLREIAVASGLTNHRIGWQNIAGGLRDCGAGPEIVLADADWTQVISARLEGGAIVRRNLGRYDASAMTAALACR, encoded by the coding sequence TTGAGCCTGACATTGCAGGATGGCGCCGGTACGCGCGACGTGCTGCTGCGCCTCGACCGGACCCGCGTGTTCGAGGATACCGCACCGCGCCTCGTCGACCTCGGAACAGTGACCGCGGCCATGGTGGTCGAGAGCGACCTGTCGCTGGGCGCTCGTCTTGCCCTCTATACCGCCGAGGGGCTGCTTGCGGCGACGCCCTTCATCGGGCAGCGCCACCGCTGGCTTGCCCCGGTCGGAGCCGCCGATCTCGATGGCGACGGCCTGATCGAGCTGACCTATGTCGACCGGCCCCATCTCGCGAAGACGCTGCGGATCTGGCGCTACCAGCCTGCATCCTCCGATCTGCGGGAGATCGCGGTAGCTTCGGGGCTCACCAACCATCGGATCGGCTGGCAGAACATCGCGGGCGGCCTGCGCGATTGCGGCGCCGGCCCCGAGATCGTCCTCGCCGATGCCGACTGGACGCAGGTGATCTCGGCGCGTCTCGAGGGCGGCGCGATCGTCCGCCGAAACCTCGGGCGCTACGACGCGTCCGCAATGACGGCCGCGCTGGCCTGCCGCTGA
- a CDS encoding 2Fe-2S iron-sulfur cluster-binding protein yields MAKITYIEHNGTEHVVEVANGMTVMEGARDNNIPGIDADCGGACACSTCHVYVHPDWVAKLPERDDMEEDMLDFAYEPDPERSRLTCQLKVSDELDGLIVQMPEMQI; encoded by the coding sequence ATGGCGAAGATCACCTATATCGAGCACAACGGCACCGAACACGTGGTAGAGGTCGCCAACGGCATGACCGTGATGGAAGGCGCCCGCGACAACAACATTCCCGGCATCGACGCCGATTGCGGCGGCGCCTGCGCCTGCTCGACCTGCCATGTCTACGTGCATCCCGACTGGGTGGCAAAGCTGCCCGAGCGGGACGACATGGAAGAGGACATGCTCGATTTCGCCTACGAGCCCGACCCCGAACGCTCGCGCCTGACCTGCCAGCTCAAGGTGTCGGACGAGCTGGACGGTCTTATCGTTCAGATGCCGGAAATGCAGATCTGA
- a CDS encoding peptidoglycan-binding domain-containing protein, with translation MHRPVLPAAALALALAACAPAEPPDPVWPGEAPPAPERMPDGTCQAREVTPAIYEHVMGEIQVVQAEIAEDGTVVRPPIYRRAPVPKVVKPRGELRFEAPCPEQLTEEFLASVQRALAARDDYSGPVTGRLDAPTRAAIRAYQKERGLDSAQLSIETARSLGLIATPIDEIEALDAG, from the coding sequence ATGCACCGCCCCGTTCTTCCAGCCGCCGCGCTGGCGCTGGCCCTCGCCGCCTGTGCCCCGGCCGAGCCCCCGGACCCGGTCTGGCCGGGCGAAGCGCCCCCGGCGCCCGAACGGATGCCGGACGGCACCTGCCAGGCGCGCGAGGTCACCCCCGCCATCTACGAGCACGTCATGGGCGAGATCCAGGTGGTGCAGGCCGAGATCGCCGAGGACGGCACGGTGGTTCGCCCGCCGATCTACCGCCGCGCGCCCGTGCCGAAGGTCGTGAAGCCGCGCGGCGAATTGCGTTTCGAGGCGCCCTGCCCCGAGCAGCTCACCGAGGAATTCCTGGCCTCGGTCCAGCGCGCCCTTGCCGCCCGCGACGACTATTCCGGCCCGGTCACCGGCAGGCTCGACGCGCCCACCCGCGCCGCGATCCGCGCCTACCAGAAGGAACGCGGCCTCGACAGCGCGCAGCTGTCGATCGAGACCGCCCGGTCGCTCGGCCTGATCGCCACGCCGATCGACGAGATCGAGGCGCTCGACGCCGGCTGA
- a CDS encoding pyrroline-5-carboxylate reductase family protein — protein MKRAERIGIVGGTGMLGSAIIEGLLSSGTVTAKTISVLSRSGQPGFLARHPGLDITTDADRLCENCGTLLLAVPPAAAATLRLPAADHLVLSVMAGVTRDRLSEITGSHRVVRAMSSPAAALGLAYTPWVASDGVTAEDRHRTTALFGAIGLTDALDEEAHLDHFTALTGPVPGFVAFFADAMTAHAETQGIPPEAADWAIRQLFLAAGRMMAEDTLSPAGHVRQMIDYAGTTAAGLQAMEDSPIRGLISEGLAAAAAKAREIG, from the coding sequence ATGAAACGCGCGGAACGGATCGGCATCGTCGGCGGCACGGGAATGCTCGGCAGCGCCATCATCGAGGGGCTGCTCTCCAGCGGCACCGTGACCGCCAAGACGATCAGCGTTCTCAGCCGGTCCGGGCAGCCCGGTTTCCTTGCGCGACATCCCGGGCTCGACATTACCACCGATGCGGACAGGCTCTGCGAGAACTGCGGAACGCTCCTGCTGGCCGTTCCTCCCGCCGCTGCGGCCACACTTCGCCTGCCCGCCGCCGATCACCTCGTGCTCTCGGTCATGGCCGGCGTCACGCGCGACCGGCTGTCGGAGATCACCGGAAGCCATCGCGTCGTGCGCGCCATGAGCAGCCCCGCGGCGGCGCTGGGTCTCGCCTACACGCCCTGGGTCGCCTCCGATGGCGTGACCGCAGAGGATCGGCACCGAACGACGGCGCTGTTCGGCGCGATCGGTCTGACCGATGCCCTCGACGAGGAGGCCCATCTCGACCATTTCACCGCCCTCACCGGCCCGGTGCCGGGGTTCGTCGCCTTCTTCGCCGATGCGATGACCGCCCACGCCGAGACGCAGGGTATTCCGCCCGAGGCAGCCGACTGGGCGATCCGGCAGCTCTTTCTCGCAGCAGGCCGGATGATGGCCGAGGACACGCTTTCGCCAGCGGGCCACGTCCGGCAGATGATCGACTACGCCGGCACCACAGCCGCCGGGTTGCAGGCCATGGAAGACAGCCCCATCCGCGGACTGATCTCCGAAGGGCTTGCCGCCGCCGCCGCGAAGGCGCGCGAGATTGGCTGA